The genome window CCGTGTCCGCTAGAATGGAAGCTTCGGTACTTTAAACCTGGTTCCGTGCGCCAAGAGGTGTTCCGGGAGGTCTCTTACATGCGTTGGCCCAGTCATCCGTCCGACCTCGTTGTCGCTCAGATGTGCGCTAATACGTTCGAAGCGGCTTTTCTCAAGGCTTATCTGGAATCCGAGGGCGTCGAAGCCTGGTTTGACGGCGAGGATTCCCGCGGTTTCACCGGCCGCTATTCCGTCGTGGGACGGGGCGTGGCGTTGCGCGTGCGCAAACAGAATGCGAAACGCGCTCTCTTGTTGCTCGAGCATATTCCCGACCCGCCTGAATATGACGAAGGCGAGGATGTGGCCTTCGAGGAAAGCGAAGACTCTCCCGCGCCGGCACCCGCGCCGGAGTCGTGCCCCAATTGCGGTTCCGCAAGCATTGCGCGGAGCAACATCCCGCGCTGGCTCATGATTGTGCTGTTGGGCCTCCCTGCGCTGTTCCGAGATGAATCCTGGTGCTGTTCTGCATGCGGCTGGCAGTGGACGCCCGGCCGTCCGGAAACGCCGGGTCCCACCGATACTTGATGAAGACTGCTACGGCAGGATTCCCCAAACGTCCAGGTAACGGTCGGCCACTTCCAGGACGGTGAGCGCCGTCAATTCCGCCGCACGCAATTGCGAACGCACCTCCTCAGGCGTGAAGGCGGCCAGAAGCGAGCGATAGTACTCCTCTTGCAGCAGTCGAGACTCGTTGCCGGCGTGCAGCGCGACTATCCGCCGCGCGGCGGCGGTGTCCGGGGGCCGGCGCAGGTCTCGCAGNNNNNNNNNNNNNNNNNNNNNNNNNNNNNNNNNNNNNNNNNNNNNNNNNNNNNNNNNNNNNNNNNNNNNNNNNNNNNNNNNNNNNNNNNNNNNNNNNNNNCTCTTGCAGGAGTGAAGAACAAGACTGGCATTCTGTATTCTCACGGCTTTCGCGCAGAAACGCGAAACCGGTCTTTGGGGACCGGAAATGCGGATTACGCCAGAAGCTATCCCAAGACCTGATTCATAGCTGTTGCAGGGACGAGGCATGCCTCACCCCTGCGAATCGTGGGCAAAAGTGACCTGACTCTCTGAACGGTATCCTGTTATCGAATGTGCGATTCCGCTTGTCACATGAGTTATGGGTTCGTTTTTGGTCAGGTGAAGACCGCGTTGCAGCGCCGGGACAGAAAAAGAGAGAAAGGGGGATCAGGTTTGAACTGACGCTTCGCCAGACTACGGGAATGCCTTGCACTATTTCGGCGCCGGGGATAGTTCTTGCGGGAATCTAAGCAACGCTATAAGGAAAGGAGTTGACACGATTCATGCAAATGGGATAGTGTGCGCCGCTTAAGAGCGTTTCTAAGTGATCATGCAAAGAGACCAGGAACGAGGAGAAGTGCCGTGGCAAACTTCGCGACGACTTTCAAGGAAGAAATCCGCCGTCTCGCGCGGAAGGAAATCAAGGACAACGTAGGCAGACTGCAGAAAGTTCAAGCGGAACTGCGCCGTTCGGTGGCTGCACTGAAACGGCGAATTGGCAAACTGGAAACTGAGAATCGCAGACTTGCGCGCACGGCCGCCGGGAGTCAGGAGCCGGCGTCGGCACAGCCGGAACAGAAGGCGGACCGCGCCATCATCCGTGGAAAAGCGATTCTGAAACTCCGCGAAAAACTGCGGCTGACGCAAGCGGAATTCGCGAGGCTGGTGGGAGTGAGCGCACAGTCCGTTTACCAATGGGAGCGCAAAGGCGGCCGCCTTCGGCTGCGTTCCGCGACGAGGGCCGCATTGCTGGACATACGGAATATTGGCGCGCGCGAAGCGCGCAGTCGTCTGGAAGTGAAACGGGGCAAGCGCAAATAGAACGGTCAGCTCACTCTGGTGGCGGCAGGTGTGCGGCTGACATGAGCCGCCGCAACTGTCTTCGGCGCCGGGACGAGAAGAAGTCCGAGGCGATGGTGTGAAACGCCTGCAAGTGTGCGCGTAGTTGTTCCTCAAAGGCGAGGCAGACCGTGTCCATGCCGGGGGGCGGGCCGTTCTCGCCGGAAACACTCGCCGCCGCTTCGCGCAGGAGCGCGCGCGCATCGTTCCATGCGCCCAGATGCTCCTGCAGTTGCCGCAATTCCTGAATGCATCCGTGGAGATTGTCATCGAAAAAGGGCGCGAACAACTCGCAGGCATAGCGCAACTTCTTGAATGCG of Candidatus Hydrogenedentota bacterium contains these proteins:
- a CDS encoding SAM-dependent methyltransferase — translated: LRDLRRPPDTAAARRIVALHAGNESRLLQEEYYRSLLAAFTPEEVRSQLRAAELTALTVLEVADRYLDVWGILP
- a CDS encoding helix-turn-helix transcriptional regulator, whose translation is MANFATTFKEEIRRLARKEIKDNVGRLQKVQAELRRSVAALKRRIGKLETENRRLARTAAGSQEPASAQPEQKADRAIIRGKAILKLREKLRLTQAEFARLVGVSAQSVYQWERKGGRLRLRSATRAALLDIRNIGAREARSRLEVKRGKRK